AGGTTTTTCAAAGCACAGGTTAGATTAGTTTGGCAGTGTGCTTTTAAAACGGGCAAATTAATAAAATAATCTACATTCATAGGCCTTTTAAATACATTTATTTCATAAGACCCGCTTTTTACAGTCTCGTATTCATGCTCCTGCAGATTTAATAATGGAATTCCATACTCTCTTGATAGCTGTGTATAACCACAAACATCAAAAGCCTTTTCGGTACTGGTCTCTACCCATGAGCTTTCCATAATAACAATATTATTAAACCCTTTATCTTTGAGGAATTCTAATACACCGGCAACCATCTCAGGCGAAGTAGTAGCCCCAGAATCAGAGTATTTAGGCTTTACCAAATTAGGCTTCAACGCTATCCGGGCGTCTTTAGTCAGATCCTCCATTTTGGGTGGATATTGATCAAGTATTTTTTTAACCATTTCCTTTGGAGAATTCCCATAAATCGTGTATATTTTGCCTTTTTCCATCATATCAGACCCCTCCTGATTGGGCATTAATTGTAAACAATTATAAGCCACACTATATTTATTCTAAAAAAGCCTTAATTATCCTTTTAAATTATCTAAATCAATTTAATCTTATATGTTATAATTTATCATTAATAGCAAAATATTAAATAATTGATTTTGACGAGTAAAAATCGATAACGATAACAGGTAAGAGGTGAATATCTGTGAATAATAAAATCATAAGGCTAGAAACAATTAAAAAAATATTCAATGACAAAGCCCCCAAATTACTTGGGACACACAGCAAATTTTCAGTTTTAGTTCCAATAGTAAAGGTAAATAACCATCTTCATTTATTATTTCAAATTAGAGCCCAAAAATTAAAAAACCGCCCTGGGGAAATTTCTTTTCCTGGCGGTGCTTTAGAACAAAATGAAACTTTTGAAGACGCATGTATTAGAGAAACCAGAGAAGAGCTAAATGTCAAAAAAGAAAATATAAATCTTTTTGGTGAGCTTGACTACATACTAACCCCATACGATGCCTTTGTTAAACCTTTCATTGGAGCTTTAGAAAATATAAATCCAGACAACCTTGATTTTAATAAAGATGAAGTAGACGAGTTATTTACAATCCCCCTAGAATTTTTCGAAAAAAATTCTCCCGAACTTCATTATGTTTATCTAGAGCCAAAAACAGGCGACGATTTTCCTTTTCATAAGGTTCCCGGGGGAAAGAAATACCCTTTTAAAAAGGGAAAATATCCGGTCTATTTTTATAATCATGATGATTATAATATCTGGGGAATTACAGCGAGGATAGTTAATAATTTTATTGAAACTTACAAGAAATTTCTTTAGTAACAAGGGTATCAAATAATATCTTCATATTTTTGCTTGCTATATAATACTCGCATAATAATAACTTCGTTTTTTTCTTCATTTATAATATAGAAACCAACGTAATTTTCAATAATAAGTTTGCGATAACCTTTGTTTTTGAGGATTTCGTCTTCTACAAGATTGCAGAAAAACGGGAATTCCCTTAATCGTAAAAAAGCTTCTTCTATTTTATCTATCAGGTTTTCTGCAGCAGGTCTATTATAAAGGTCATTTACAATGTATTTGTAAATGTTGTCTAGGTCAGCATAAGCCGCAGGAGTCACTTTTAAATTGAATTTATTTTTTGACATGTTTGTTCCTAAGTCCTCTAAATACATCATCAGCTTCTAGTAGTTCTTCCCCGTTTTTTGCCTGTTCCTCTGCTTTAGCTAATTTTTCATACAAACCTAACTTAGCCATTTTCTTTTCATAAGCTTCAATGCTCATAACAACTAAATCCCCATACCCATTTTTTGTAATGTAAATAGGCTCATCCGTTGCGTGACAAAGTTCAGAGATTTCTGTTGTATTTCTTAAATCTTTCATAGGTCTAATTTCAGGCATAACATCAGCTCCTTTGTCTTTATTATGACATAATTATAGCATAATTATATATGAAATCCAAATGTATTAATCACCTATTCTTTTAGGAGCTTTCTTAGTAGACTTAAACGAAAAAGGGGCTGTCCCAAACCTCCAACAAAACAGCCCTTCTATTTATCCACCCTTGACATCAATACTACACACTCCACATGAGCAGTTTGAGGAAACATATCTACCGGTTGGATTTCCTCTGCTTTGTATCCATGTTTAGCTAAAAACTTCATATCTCTTGCCTGAGTTATTGGATTACAGGAGATGTAAACCACTTTTTTCGGCGATATCTTAACTAGTGAGGACAAGAATTTTTCATCGCTTCCGCTCCTTGGAGGATCCATTATAACTACATCTAGTTTTTCACCGCTTTCCTTCATCTTGAGCATAAACTCTCCAGCATCTCCTTGATAGAAGCGAGCATTATTTACTTGGTTTTGTTTAGCATTTTTGATGGAGTCCCGTACTGCATCTTTGTTCAATTCCACTCCTATCACCGATTTGACATTTTTGCTTAGGATTATCCCTATTGTTCCTATGCCTGAATAGGCATCCATGACCACTTCATTGCCTTTGAAATTGGCCATCTCTATGGCTTTACCGTACAGTTTTTCTGTTTGTTTAGGGTTAACTTGATAGAATGATTTTGATGATATGTTAAAGGTGTAACCGCATAGTGTATCCTGAATGGTTCCTTTTCCGTACAAGACTTTTTCTCTGTCACCCAACACCATACTAGTTCTTTTATTGTTAATATTCATGATAATAGTTTTGATTTCAGGGTGCTCTTTTCGCAAAGCCTTTATAAAGTTATTCTTCGATGCAAACATGGTACTAGGGGTGACTAGGATTACCATTATTTCCTTTGTGGCAAACCCTACCTTTACTAGGACATGCCTAATTAGGCCTCTGCCGGTATCTTCATCATAGGGGTTCATTTTAAAGGACTTCATAAGTTTTCTTATGGTTTTGTGTATATCATCGGCCTTAGTACTCTGAATTAGACACCGATCCACTGGAATCACCTTATGGCTTTTTTCTTCATAGAAGCCTGAAACTATTTTTCCGTTTTTATATGAATATGTAGCATGGGCCTTGTTGCGGTAATCATAGGGGTTATCCATTGTAATAATGGAGTTTACTTTAGCAAAGGGCTTCATTAATTTTTCTACCATTAGCTGCTTATGTTGGAACTGATCCTTATATGACATGTGCTGCAGTTGACATCCCCCACATTTATCGTAATGGGGGCACCTCGCTTTAACCCTTTTGGGAGATGGTTTCAATACCTTCAAAAGATTTCCTGTTATATGCCTTCCCTTTTTTATAATTTCTATTTTTGCAGTTTCATCTTTTATTAGGTTTGAGATTCGTATTTCTTGACCATTATAATTAACTATCCCTTTGCCCTCTGCATCTATGTCGATACATTTTGCTTCCACAATTTCTTTTTTAGAAGAGCCTCTTTTGCCGCTTGCTTTTTTGCTATTATTTTTTTTATTGTTACCTTTAAATTTTTGTTTTGTTTTTTTCATAATATCCATCCTTACTCTCAAAACTTTTTTCTGATGATGTTTGAGTCGTTCATACTTTATCAAACTTTTATAATAGCATCAACGTATTCCTACTGATATAATTTATTTCTGTTCTATCAACACTATCGTCTCCACATGCACGCTCTGCGGAAACATATCCACTGGCTGCACAGCTTTGACATGATACTTAGTTTTGTCTGAGTTCACAAGTAGGTTCAAATCCCTTGCAAGAGTTGAAGGATTACATGAGACATATATTATTTTTTGAGACTTTAGATCCAATAATGCCTGCAAAAAATCTTTGTCACACCCTTTTCTAGGCGGGTCAACTACTACAATTTCAGGTTCTTGCTCTTTATGTTCTCTTAATTCATAAATAATCTCTTCTACTTTTCCATGCCAAAATACAGCTTTGTTTTCTAAATTATTTATCCCGGCATTATCCCTGGCATCATTAACAGCTTCCTTAACAACTTCCATCCCTATAACTTCATCAGCATATCTAGCAAAATTTAGAGCTATCGTACCAATCCCACAATAAGCATCTATAACCAGTTTATTTTTTATATTTGTTTCATTTGTTTCATTATGTAAACAAGCTAGCTCTATACTCTTGTTATATAGCTTTTCTGCTTGAAAAGAGTTAACCTGATAAAAGGCAGCCGGTGAAATTTTAAATTCTAAATTTCCCAGCTTATCTTTTAGATATGATCTACCCCAGATTGTCTTTTCTGCATCACCTAGGATCACATTTGTACGCTTTTGATTAATGTTATGTACTATCCCTACTAGGTCTGTAACATTATCTTCTAACTCTTTAATTATCTTCTTCTTGTTGGGAAATTTGTTTTCCCTTGTTACAAAAACAATCAAAATCTCTCCGCTATTTGCACCAACTCGAATTATCACATGACGTAATAACCCCTCATGTTTAGTTTCATCATAAGGAGGAATGTCGTATTTTTTCAGGATTTCTCTAACTTTTTTCAAAACTAAGTTGCCTCTTTCATCCTGGATCATGCAGTAGTCCACTGGTATTAGATTATGAGACCTTTTCTTAAAAAAACCTAATTCTGTCTCATTGTCTATTTTTCGCACCGGCAGCTGAATTTTATTTCTATAGTTCCAGGGATGTTTCATACCCATTATCGGCAAAAATTCATACTCTTCGCTATCTATTCCACCAATTTTCTCTATATTCTCTTTTACCTGCTTTTCTTTAAATTTTAACTGCCCCTCATAACTAAGATGCTGAAGCTGACAACCTCCACAATCTTTATAATAAGGGCAGGGCGGGCTCACTCTATCTTTCGAGCTAGTCTTTATCTCTGTAATCAAAGCCCTGGCATAATTTTTCTTAGTACTTATCACTTCACATTCAACCTCTTCTTCGGGCAAGGCTTCAGGCACAAAAATAGCAAAGCCCTCATACCTTCCTATACCTTCTCCCTGGTGATTCATATCATCTATATCAACGGTTATTCTGTCTCCAACTTTCACCGGGATGGTTTTTTTCTTACCCATTTCGTCACTCGCTCCTTCGTTAATGAAATTATATTTGATTTGTACTGTTTCACAAATTCTAGAATATATTTCTTATCCCAATAACAAATATCATTCCGGTAAATACAGTAAGCATCATATTTTTAGTCTTAATAGCAGTCAAAAAAGTAGGTACTGCTGCTAGTAGGAAAGGATTATCAAAAGAAATAAACAGTTCTGACTCTTCCATCATTACCCCTGGAGCTAGAAGAGCTGCTAATATTGCAACAGGTACGTAGTTTAACCACCTAATGACAATATCAGGAATTTCTAAGCGACTAAAAAGTGCTAGGGGTAAAAACCTGGGGATATAAGTGACAACCGCCATTCCGATGAGTATTAACAATACTTTATGGTCCATATTATTTCCTCCTAGATCAACCCTTTAAATTATTCATCTTTTTATTTATCTTTAGTTATCCTTATTAGTTTTACTATTCTGACCGTCTGTTTGGTTTTTATGGTTATTTTCCATTATAAGCCCAATCGTTGCAGCAATAATTGTCGAAGCCATTATATACCAGTTGTTATCCGGAAAGAAAACATTAAAAACCAAGGCAAAAAAAGCAGAAATTAATGCAATCTGAATTAATCTAAAATTATTAAGCTGAATTGTTAACAAAAATATAAACATGGCATACAAAACAAAATCAAAGCCAAGAGCTTCTGTATCAGGAACAAGCTGATGAAAATAAGCTCCTGCTGCACTTCCCAATATCCAGGCGCCATGGGAAGTAAATTGAAGCCCCAAAACAAACTTCTCATCTCGATCATAATTTTTAAACTCTACAGAATTAACTGCATAAGTTTCATCAGTGATTCCAAAGGCTGCAATAGGCAAAATTTTCCCGGGGAATTTTTTAAAGTTAACAGAAAGGGATGCACTCATCAGTAGATGACGCAAATTAACAAGAAAAGTAGTAGTAATAATACTAAAAGGATCAGCGCCCCTACCAAAAAGTTCTACTCCTATAAACTGAGCAGAACCTGCATAAACCAACACACTCATCATAACTGTCTCTATTAAATTTAGACCAACCTCTCTAGCTAAGACCCCATAAGCAAATCCAATGGGAATATATCCTAGTACAATCGGCAGTGCTTTTTTGGCACCTACTAAGTACATTGTTTTTCACCCCTAACGGAAGCAGCTTCTACAAACAGCATTAACAGACACAAACTTAATAAAATCCTGCTAAACCTCGTTAAAGATCTAGCAGGATTTTATTATACATTGTTAAACAAAATTTATTTAATGATTCTGGTGCAAAAAGTCATATGAGCAAAATTTTATGAATAGACTTTTGCACCAGAATCAAACTTAAATTTTTTCTTTTAAAAGATCATTAACCATTTGAGGATTGGCCTTACCTTTAGACTTTTTCATTACCTGACCAACCAAAAAGCCCATTGCTTTATCCTTACCATTTCTAATATCCTCTATAGTTTCTGGGTTTTCTTCGATTACTTCTTCAACAAATTGCTCTATCTCACCCTGATCACTAATCTGTTTTAGACCTTTCTTTTCTACTACTTCTTCTGGTTTGTCTCCATTTTTGTACATTTCTTCAAAGACTTCTTTTGCAATTTTGCTGCTTATTGTTCCATCCTCTTCAAGTTTACAAAGTTCTACTAGCATATCAGATGTAATTTTTATTTCATCAATTTCTCTATTTTCTTCATTTAAAACCCTTAACAGATCACCCATTATCCAATTAGCTGGTTTTTTGGGATTTTCGGATTTCTTAGCGCATTCATCAAAATAATCAGCAATCTTTTTATCCGAAGTCAAAACTCCTGCATCATAGTCGCTCAAATTATACTCTGATACAAAGCGCTCTTTCTTTTCCTTGGGTAGTTCTG
The Natranaerofaba carboxydovora genome window above contains:
- a CDS encoding type II toxin-antitoxin system RelE/ParE family toxin → MSKNKFNLKVTPAAYADLDNIYKYIVNDLYNRPAAENLIDKIEEAFLRLREFPFFCNLVEDEILKNKGYRKLIIENYVGFYIINEEKNEVIIMRVLYSKQKYEDII
- a CDS encoding AzlC family ABC transporter permease, with the protein product MYLVGAKKALPIVLGYIPIGFAYGVLAREVGLNLIETVMMSVLVYAGSAQFIGVELFGRGADPFSIITTTFLVNLRHLLMSASLSVNFKKFPGKILPIAAFGITDETYAVNSVEFKNYDRDEKFVLGLQFTSHGAWILGSAAGAYFHQLVPDTEALGFDFVLYAMFIFLLTIQLNNFRLIQIALISAFFALVFNVFFPDNNWYIMASTIIAATIGLIMENNHKNQTDGQNSKTNKDN
- a CDS encoding NUDIX hydrolase; translated protein: MNNKIIRLETIKKIFNDKAPKLLGTHSKFSVLVPIVKVNNHLHLLFQIRAQKLKNRPGEISFPGGALEQNETFEDACIRETREELNVKKENINLFGELDYILTPYDAFVKPFIGALENINPDNLDFNKDEVDELFTIPLEFFEKNSPELHYVYLEPKTGDDFPFHKVPGGKKYPFKKGKYPVYFYNHDDYNIWGITARIVNNFIETYKKFL
- the rlmD gene encoding 23S rRNA (uracil(1939)-C(5))-methyltransferase RlmD, which gives rise to MKKTKQKFKGNNKKNNSKKASGKRGSSKKEIVEAKCIDIDAEGKGIVNYNGQEIRISNLIKDETAKIEIIKKGRHITGNLLKVLKPSPKRVKARCPHYDKCGGCQLQHMSYKDQFQHKQLMVEKLMKPFAKVNSIITMDNPYDYRNKAHATYSYKNGKIVSGFYEEKSHKVIPVDRCLIQSTKADDIHKTIRKLMKSFKMNPYDEDTGRGLIRHVLVKVGFATKEIMVILVTPSTMFASKNNFIKALRKEHPEIKTIIMNINNKRTSMVLGDREKVLYGKGTIQDTLCGYTFNISSKSFYQVNPKQTEKLYGKAIEMANFKGNEVVMDAYSGIGTIGIILSKNVKSVIGVELNKDAVRDSIKNAKQNQVNNARFYQGDAGEFMLKMKESGEKLDVVIMDPPRSGSDEKFLSSLVKISPKKVVYISCNPITQARDMKFLAKHGYKAEEIQPVDMFPQTAHVECVVLMSRVDK
- a CDS encoding AzlD domain-containing protein, producing MDHKVLLILIGMAVVTYIPRFLPLALFSRLEIPDIVIRWLNYVPVAILAALLAPGVMMEESELFISFDNPFLLAAVPTFLTAIKTKNMMLTVFTGMIFVIGIRNIF
- a CDS encoding type II toxin-antitoxin system prevent-host-death family antitoxin; its protein translation is MPEIRPMKDLRNTTEISELCHATDEPIYITKNGYGDLVVMSIEAYEKKMAKLGLYEKLAKAEEQAKNGEELLEADDVFRGLRNKHVKK
- the rlmD gene encoding 23S rRNA (uracil(1939)-C(5))-methyltransferase RlmD — encoded protein: MGKKKTIPVKVGDRITVDIDDMNHQGEGIGRYEGFAIFVPEALPEEEVECEVISTKKNYARALITEIKTSSKDRVSPPCPYYKDCGGCQLQHLSYEGQLKFKEKQVKENIEKIGGIDSEEYEFLPIMGMKHPWNYRNKIQLPVRKIDNETELGFFKKRSHNLIPVDYCMIQDERGNLVLKKVREILKKYDIPPYDETKHEGLLRHVIIRVGANSGEILIVFVTRENKFPNKKKIIKELEDNVTDLVGIVHNINQKRTNVILGDAEKTIWGRSYLKDKLGNLEFKISPAAFYQVNSFQAEKLYNKSIELACLHNETNETNIKNKLVIDAYCGIGTIALNFARYADEVIGMEVVKEAVNDARDNAGINNLENKAVFWHGKVEEIIYELREHKEQEPEIVVVDPPRKGCDKDFLQALLDLKSQKIIYVSCNPSTLARDLNLLVNSDKTKYHVKAVQPVDMFPQSVHVETIVLIEQK